Within Hydra vulgaris chromosome 02, alternate assembly HydraT2T_AEP, the genomic segment TGCCAAGGATGGACAATGAATTTGGCAAGATCCAAATAAGATCCATAAACAGCTTAAAGCAAAGATTAGATATAATTGGAGAAGAGTTCCAACCAGAAGTTGAAACAAACTTGTTAAATTGAAGGGTTAAAAGGGCGAGggttaaaaatttttggtaCTCCCAGATAATCctaaaaatagttaaactttGGTTTCAAAGCAACCAAAAAGTaggttttatttacttttctaaAAAGGTCTAAAAATcaatcttttttatgatttaatcaatttttgttaaatttttttttttgtatataaaattttatatgaaaaaaaataaataaaaaaagttgttatattatgtcaaaaaaataatcttatctgtttttgttaaaaaacttttgtatgtaaaaaatttaggtaattcaattttatttaaaactttttttattctttttccgaaaaaattgatttatgtCAGCAAAAAAGTTGGCagatttatatctatatatactataatgtatatatatatatatatatatatatatatatatatatatatatatatatatatatatatatatatatatatatatatatatatatatatatatatatattatagcatATAAAGATATGCGCAATAGTGAATATATATAATGCTATATATTTACTATTGTGTATACATACATCACACTGCTTAACTGAATactatatacacacacatatatgtacatacatacatacatacatacatatatatatatatatatatatatatatatatatatatatatatatatatatatatatatatatatatatatatatatatacactatagaGTGTTTAGATAAAAGACTGTTACCCTATTTAtgttacattaatttatatagcatttccagaaatagaagaaaaaaatgaagaataatgaaagaaaagattgctgccccatgccaaaccctcagaCGATGTAGTGGCACTTTGCGGCACCTTGCgacagcaggctataagataatcAAACCCtcctgaagcccccagcagcaatCTATTTCAGTATGTCAGAAATGTTATCTAAACAAACATTCATAGCTCATAATTCATAGATCCATAcaccaaaaatatataaaatagataaaaagcagaatataataaaaaaaattattggtttcaTTTAGTATAATACAATCtataacatgaaaaaaaaaattaaaaaggaacacaaaaaaacagaatacaaaaaaaaattatcttctttATACAACTTTCACAAAACCTATTAAATTCACCTTGATAGCTGTTGTGAAACAACTCCAGACTCGAAAATAATTCTTGGTAGATCATATATCTTtgtattaactaaaattaacaactaaaataatttttgatagaTAATATGTGGCtgtatttactaaaattaaaatgaaaaataagttGATAGTTTAAAATCCTggttacataattaattatgaatttaattaaacttcattagtttatgaaaaattattgtacaGTTAATTTTAACTATCAAGGGAAATTATTTGGAAAGTGAGAAGGAgattgtaaaaattattgtacagTTAATTTTAACTATCAAAGGAAATTATTTGGAAAGTGAGAAGGAgattgtaaaaattgaaataaaaaacaatttttttatttttatttctgattagtttttgacaacaaaatttaaattaggtgttcattttaacagttaaaatattgaaaaatattaaaaagacaaaagtttaaagttaattagACATATGCTAAcagtcaaaatattaaaaaaaaaaaaaactttaaataaattgaaataaaaaacaaaccatttttttccatttcatcCAGAAATGTTTTACTGGTATAATTATCTTCAAATGGTTGATGTTTGTACAAAACTTTACACCACTTAATTTcagacattttttataaaaaaattattttgtaatatatctaaaccaaaaaaatttaattctctccaaaaaaaacttaattttaaaatacaaaatgaaagtattattataaCAAACCATTCATacatttgaaatcatttaaaaatattacttacaaaaaaaagtctgtagattgcattcttttaataaataatatatacaggCAGCAGTCTCAACAGCATTTTTGTTGTTTGAggtatttagaatatttaagtattttaagaaaaattaaacaatattttgcgATAAATTGTTACTTATCAGTGAAATAAAATGCCActgaaatttttgttatattgaaataaatgttttgaaaattcactgattttaaattgtcaccttcaaaaaaacaagaacaaaaaaaaaaaaaaaaaagacaacaaaaaaacaaaaaaaaacaatagcaaacattttgtttttttaagattgcTTTTAGAGCATAactagtaaaaattataaaaaaatatcaaaatgatACCAATGAACATTTTTAagctgtaaaatttaatatttcattctaaaaattttttttatttaaaaaacaaatcttttaactACAACTTCATTTAGTTCCATATTTAAGTTATTCTTAACTTTATAACTTGGTAACTACATacttaattgtataaaaaagaaactttacattatatttaattttttattatttatttacacaaagCACCTTAACAAgtcattttgtaataaaaatagagCAACTAAACATGTTTAGAAAAATAGAGTgattaaacatgtttaaaacattAGAGTAACTAAACATCTTGAAAAAAGGAttccaaacaaaaataaacaacaaacttaaaaaattgttagttcattatgcaaagaaaaaagaaaaaacatttatgaagagcttgttttaattttctctttaattaataaataaaaaggaataaagactaaaaataaattttaatagctgaacagcattttttggttatataacaattaaatgttatatattatagaagaaaagatttaaagaagcagaaacttatttaacataaaaatatactcatttttatttataagatgaCTTTATGAATGATGTATATGAATAACTTCAAGTAAAATCTTGATTTAAAAGACACTTGAAAATCAGAGGAAATTCAATTGAATATCTTATTGAATATCTTGAATGAATTATTCTTTTGCATCACCAATACCATCAGGATTTATTGTAAACATTGCTTCTGATTCAGGTAAACAAGGTGAAtcatatattttgcaaattcTTGTTTCACCTCTGCCTTTTCTTAAAGATAGTCTGGTGGTAGATGCATGGGCCATTATATTTCCACCGATAGGTTTTTTTGGATCAGTTTGAAACATTGATGCACCATCAACTTGTGCAACTACCTGATTTGTTATAACTACTGCAACACCAAATTCATCTGCAAGTCTAAGCAAAGTACGCAAAAATCTAGCAAGGTGCATTTGTCTTGCAGATAACTCACCACGCCCAGAATAGTCTGTCCGATAAAGTGCTGTTGCACTATCGACAATCAGAAGAGCATAACGAGCTTCTGACATCATTGCAGAAGCATGAATAAGAAGTTGTGTTTGATGATCTGAATTATATGCTCGTGCATATGCAACATTATCAAGAACTTCTTGACCATTTAAACCATAGCGTTCAGCAACAGCTAAACAACGTTCAGGTCTAAATGTACCTTCAGTATCAACATACATTGCTTTAcctaaaaaagagttttataatttttgaatatatatatatatatatatatatatatatatatatatatatgtatatttatgtatgtatgtatttgtatgtattgtatgtatgtatgcatgcatttatgtatgtatgtacgaaggaatatatatatatatatatatatatatatatatacatatatatatatatatatatacatatatatatatatatatatatatatatatatatatatatatatatatatatatatatatatatatatatatatatatatacacacacacctacatacatacattacatacatacatacatacatatatatatattatatatatatatatatatatatatatatatatatatatatatatatatatatatatatatatatatatatatatatatatatatatatatatatatatatatatatatatatatatatatatatatatatagatacatatatacataagtaggtatatatatgtatgtatgtatgtatgtaatgtatgtatGAAGCATgcatacatgtatgtatgtatatatgtatgtatgtatgcatttatttttatgtatgtacttttaaataaagaagttatatttgtaataaattacatCACACATAACTTATACGTGAtgtactttaattttaatttattaggcATAAGTTTGAATTAacttaatgaattaaaaaatatatatttcttttatttgaaagttaaattcggcatgttttttaaattccagTTGAACATTGGCCAACTAGTACAGTATTTTAGGTTCCATTTGACAAAAAACTTCGCTTAAATAGAACTTTTACCTTGAATTGCATTAAACTCCATGTAATAGCAAGGCTGACAACACCAAGAGGAGGAAGGGGAGGCCAGAAGGCAACATGCTGTGCCCCcccccactttttttctaaaggacttttttttttttaataaagaaaattgcagatatagaggacttttttaagaaattgacGATTGTGCCCCTCCACTTCAAAACCCCTATCATCGGTCATGAATAAAGTATCAAAACTTGCAACACTTCAATGAAAATTCAGaacttaaatgttaaaatgttaaaatatctagcgcaatatttataaatatctagcgtaatatttataaatatcttataaataaatatctagcataaaaaatttatcaaactaaaaCTTCACTTATAGCTTCAATTTTGTACAGGTTTGATTACATTCTATCAATTAATGactattgtatttaaaatttgaaaacatcaaagtgttaaaatatcaaatattttttgtcaaatataagttaataaaatatttattataagatatcagtgaaaatatttaattttcactGATATCTTCAAATCGGTTAAGCTTAAagtccatttattaaaaaagtgaaagctaaaaacaaaaagttaaaaaaaagttttaataaaaaatgcatataacaaatatatttgttacataaatatataagtcACTATTTTCACAAACACATTTCTCAAAATATACATCAGTATATAAGTtacattatatatgtataagtatatatatatatacttatactaatacatattatattagtataagtctattagatatttattaagtatatatcaagtatataaaaattatccacctgataataatt encodes:
- the LOC100204009 gene encoding DNA repair protein RAD51 homolog A; protein product: MAASSLLQHEEEDTDDGGPILVSKLEQHGISASDIKKLSEAGFYTVESLAYTPKKTLLAVKGISEAKADKILSEVIKLVPMGFTTATEFHQKRSEIIQISSGSKELDKLLQGGFETGSITEIFGEFRTGKTQLCHQLCVTCQLPVDCGGAEGKAMYVDTEGTFRPERCLAVAERYGLNGQEVLDNVAYARAYNSDHQTQLLIHASAMMSEARYALLIVDSATALYRTDYSGRGELSARQMHLARFLRTLLRLADEFGVAVVITNQVVAQVDGASMFQTDPKKPIGGNIMAHASTTRLSLRKGRGETRICKIYDSPCLPESEAMFTINPDGIGDAKE